Genomic DNA from Lutibacter sp. A80:
TCGAAATTAAACATACAGCCCATAATAGAAGTGGTTTTGCCTTAGGAGCTGTAATTGCAGCAGAATGGTTATATGGTAAAACAGGAGTATTTACTATGAAAGACGTTTTAGGTTTAAAATAATATAAAAGAAGTTTATTATGACAATGATTGAGTGGTTTATCTTTTTTCTAATTGTACAAGTTATACATTTTTTAGGTACTTGGAAATTATATAAAAAAGCAGGTAGAAAATCTTGGGAAGCAATTATTCCTATTTACAATGCAATAGTTTTAATGAAAATTCTTAAGAGACCTACTTGGTGGGTACTTTTATTATTTATTCCTATTATAAACTTATTAATGTTCCCTGTTATTTGGGTTGAAACCATTAGAAGCTATGGAAAATACAAAACTTTAGACTCAATACTTGCTGTTGTAACACTTGGTTTTTATATTTTTTACTTAAACTATATAGAAAATGTTACGTATGTTGAAGACAGAAGCCTAAAATCCAGAACTGAACTTGGCGAATGGGTTAGCTCAATTGTTTTTGCAATTATAGCAGCTACACTAGTGCATACATATATTATGCAACCTTATACAATACCAACTTCTTCGTTAGAAAAATCGTTATTAGTTGGTGATTTCCTTTTTGTAAGTAAATTTCATTATGGGGCTAGAACACCAATGACTACCGTTGCAGCTCCAATGGTACACGATTCTCTACCTTTTATCGGTACAAAATCCTATTTACAAAAACCACAATTACCGTATTTCAGACTTCCTGGTTTTCAAGATATTAAACGCAATGAAATTGTTGTTTTTAGTTGGCCTGTAGATACAGTACAACGTTTTTTTGACACTTCAAATATTCATGTTAAAAAACCAATTGATAAAAAATCGAATTATGTAAAACGTGCTGTTGGGATTCCTGGAGATTCTTTAGAAATTAGACAAGGTTATATTTACATTAATGGAGAAAAAACCATATTACCAGATAGAGCACAAACACAGTATATGCATAAAGTTGTTACAAATGGACAACAATTAAGTGCTACTACTTTAAAAAGATATAATGTAACAGAAGGACGTAATTTTGGAGACTATTACAATCTTAATTTAACAGATGAAAATGCTGCAAAACTCAGAAAAAATCCTATTATAAAAAGTGTTACTAAAGAATTAACACCTGCTGGTAATTACAATTCTAGAGTTTTCCCACACAGTCCTCTTTACCCTTGGTCTGATGATAATTATGGACCTATCTACATTCCAGAAGCAGGAAAAACAGTTGCTTTAAATTCTAAATCTTTACCGTTTTATAAAAGAATTATTGAGGTGTACGAAAACAATAATTTAACTGTAAACGGAGACCAAATTTTTATTAATGGTAAAGAAGCTACAGAATATACCTTTAAACAAGATTATTATTGGATGATGGGTGATAACCGCCATAATTCTGAAGATGCGCGTTATTGGGGTTATGTACCTTTTGACCACGTAGTAGGAAAACCTGTATTTATTTGGTTTAGTTGGGACACTAATGGAAATGGTATTGCCGAAAAAATTAGATGGGAACGTTTATTTACTACAGTACACGGTTCTGGAGAGCCTGTATCGTACCTTTACTACTTTTTAGGAGCTTTACTACTTTGGTTTGGTTACAGTTCTTATAAAAAACGTAAAAAAGAAGAAAAAGAAAATCAGATTTAATATCAGTTTTTAGTTTTAACATATAGAATTAAGATATCAGATGCAAATGTTATTGATTCAACCAACATATTTTGCTCCAATTATTCAATATGCAGCTATTTCAAAAAACAGCAATATTTGCTTTGAATTTGAAGATAATTTTCAAAAACAAACGTATAGAAACAGATGTTATATTTATACTGCAGATGGCAAACATTTACTAAATGTACCTATACAGCATAATAAAGGCGTGAAACAAAAAACAAAAGATGTAAAAATTGATTATAAAGACGATTGGAATAAACTTCATTTAAAAACCTTAACAACTGCTTATAACGCATCGCCTTTTTTTGAATTTTATATTGATGACTTATTGCCAATATTCAATAAAAAACATAACTTTTTATTAGATTTAAACCTATTAACCCATCAATTTATTGTGGAAGCCTTACAATTAGAAATCACCACAACTAAAACTGATGAATTTTTAATAGAATCACCTTTAAAAGATTGTAGAAACCTCGCTATTTCTAAAAAAGAACCTCAATATAATCTTGAAAGATACATTCAAGTTTTTGAACAAAATCACGGATTTATTTCCAACCTCAGCATTTTAGATTTACTTTTTATGGAAGGACCAAATGCTTTAAATTATTTAGAGTCTCAAAATTTAAATCTATAAATATTGGAAATTTTAAGATTTATTACTCACTATGGAATGCATTTTATAATACCTGGTATTATAGCTTTTCTATTTTTTAAAAAGAGTTGGAAAAAAGTTTGGTTAATTTTTACACTAACAATGTTAATTGACTTAGATCACCTACTTGCTACTCCAATTTTTGCGACAAACAGGAGTAGTATAAATTACCATCCATTACATTCTTATTATGCAATTTGTGTATATTTTTTATTATTAATTCCTCCTAAAACAAGAATTGTAGCAATTGGACTTGTCTTCCATATGTTTACAGATTTTATTGATTGTCAGTGGATTCATTAAATTTATTTTCTTATTTAGCTTATTATTAATAATTATTTCTTAAATTTATTAAACTCTATTAGCCATTAACATATTCTAACTAATCTAGTTTAGATATATGATTTTAAACCCCATTTATTTTTAGTATTTATCATAATAAATAGTAAACTAAATGTACTCTTCTAAAAAAATAAGCTGTTTAACTACAGTCATAATCTTGTTATGTGGTTTACTATTCTTCTATCTAAAATTTAGAAATACAAATCAACTAAAAGAAATAGCTAATTCTAAAAACCTTAAAAACGGTGATCTTATTTTACGCGCTGGAAAATCTACCGAGAGCTATTTAGTTCATTTAGCAGATAACTCTTCAGAATTTACACATATTGGAATTATAATTATTGAACGCAATCAACCTTATGTAATCCACGCAGTACCTCATAAAAACCACACCTTAAAAAAGGATTTATTAGGCGATTTTTTAGATCCTAAAAAAACTTCATCATACGCTATTTACAGATCCAATTATACTTCTATAACATTAAATAAAGTTGTAAATGAAGCCAAAAATTTCTACGTAAACAAATACACCTTTGACAATGAATACAACCTCAATACAGATACAAAACTCTACTGTTCAGAACTTATATTGAAAGCATTTAACAATGTAGGCATTCACTTAAATGTAAATGCAAAATCTTTCAATTTTGTTATAGGTGAACACGATATAATTTTCCCTTCAGAATTCACAAAAATACCTCAATTCAGTAAAATAATTTAGTCTAAATCAATTAAAAAAAGTAATTATGAAACATTTAAAATTAGTATCAGCATTAGTATTAACCGTGGTTTTATTTAGTATGAGTTCGTGTGGAAGTGGCACTTCACCTAGCGATACAATTAAAAAAGCATACGACTTAATGAAAACTAAAGATTTTGAAAAATTAACAACATTATATGTAAAAAATGATGGTGAAAAATTTTCAGAAGAAGAAGCAAAAAAAATGGAAGGTCTGTTTGGAATGGCTGCAAAAGAAGAATTTGAAAACAAAGATGGTCTAAAAAATATAGTAATTGAAAAAGAAACTATTGATGAAGATGGAAACGGAGCAAGAGTAGTTTATATTGTAAATTTTAAAAATGGAGATAGTGAAAAAGAAGATGCCAGACTTATTAAAATAGATGGTAAGTGGTTTATAAAAGTATAACTTAAAGAAAAGGCTGTTTAAAATTTGAAAACTCGTCATTCTAAATTTATTTCAGAATCTCATAATGCTGATAATTAATCACTATGAGAACCCTAAATAAATTAAAGTTGACTAAAAATTCACTTTTTAAACAGCCTTTTTTAAATACTTATCTTATTAACTTTTTATATTTAATACGTTTAGGCATTAAATCACCTCCAAGTCGTTTTTTCTTATTCTCTTCATAATCTGAAAATGAACCTTCAAAGAAATACACTTGACTATCACCTTCAAAAGCTAAAATATGTGTACAAATTCTATCTAAAAACCAACGGTCGTGACTAATAACAACTGCACAACCCGCAAAATTTTCTAAACCTTCTTCCAATGCACGCAATGTATTAACATCTAAATCGTTTGTTGGCTCATCTAATAATAATACGTTTCCTTCTTCACGTAAAGTCATAGCTAAATGCAAACGGTTACGTTCTCCACCAGACAGCATACTTACTTTTTTGTTTTGATCACTTCCTGAAAAATTAAAACGACTTAAATATGCGCGAGAATTTACTTGTTTCCCTCCCATTAAAATTAATTCTTGTTCTTCAGAAAAATTTTGCCAAATTGTTTTTTCAGGATCAATATTTGAATGACTTTGATCCACATATGCAATTTTTGCAGTATCACCAACTACAAATTCACCTTTATCTGGAGCCAATTCATCCATTATCATTTTAAAAATAGTGGTTTTACCAGCACCATTAGGACCAATAATACCAACAATACCAGCTTGAGGTAAATTAAAATTCAAATCTTCATATAACAACTTATCTCCAAATGCTTTTGAAACCCCTTTTGCTTCAATAACATTAGTACCTAAACGCTGACCGTTTGGTATGTATATTTCTAATTTTTCATCTAACTGATTTTGATCTTGGCTCATTAATTTGTCGTAATTCTTCAAACGAGCTTTTTGCTTAGTTTGACGACCTTTTACACCTTGACGAACCCATTCTAATTCACGTTCTAATGTTTTTTGACGCTTAGAAGCTTGTTTAGATTCTTGTGCCAAACGTTTTGATTTTTGATCTAACCAAGAAGAATAATTACCTTTCCAAGGAATACCTTCTCCTCTATCCAATTCTAAAATCCAACCAGCAACATTATCTAAGAAATATCTATCGTGAGTTACTGCAATAACAGTTCCTTTATATTGTTGTAAATGATGCTCTAACCAATGTACAGATTCAGCATCTAAGTGGTTGGTTGGCTCATCTAATAAAAGCACATCTGGCTCTTGTAATAGCAATCTACACAAAGCAACTCTTCTTCGCTCACCTCCTGAAAGATTTTTAATAGGAGTATCACCATCTGGAGTACGTAAAGCATCCATTGCTATTTCTAATTTGGTATCTAGCTCCCACGCATTTGCAGCATCGATTTTATCTTGTAAAATGGCTTGTTGTGCCATTAATTTTTCCATTTTATCAGCATCAGAATATACTTCTTCCAAGCCGAACATGTCATTTATTTTATTGTATTCATCTAAAATTGCAACTGTTTCAGCAACTCCCTCTTTTACAATATCAATAACAGTTTTAGAATCATCTAATTGAGGTTCTTGAGATAAAAAACCAACAGAATATCCTGGAGCAAAAACAACATCTCCTTGATAGTTTTTTTCAATTCCAGCAATAATCTTCATTAAAGTAGATTTACCTGAACCATTTAATCCTAAAATTCCAATTTTAGCTCCATAAAAAAAGCTTAAATAAATATCTTTTAAAACTGGTTTATTTGCACCTTGATAGGTTTTAGACAAACCAGACATTGAAAAGATTACTTTCTTATCATCTGACATATTTATAATATAATTTTAATTGTTTATTGTACTTGGTTATTAATTTAAAATAAGAATTTAATAAGCACACACTTAAATTTTGCATATATTTTATAGCAAAACTATAGTGTATATCTGTAACTAGTTATTAAACTCGTCCTTTTAAAGCATTAAAAACCCAAGCTATTGCAAAAAAACCAATTCCTACAGAGGCAAATCCCCAACCTGCAACTTCATTGTATCTAAATGCACCTAAAGCTATTAAAGCTAAACCAACTATTAACATAATTGCTGTAGCCCAAGCTAATACAGTATTTTTATTCATTTTTTTGTGTATTTAATTAAATTACTTTAAAAAAATTATTAAAAGCAAATATCGTAAATTAAAAATGAATTGCATAAAAAAATGACGTTTATACCTTATAATTCAATCAATTTTAGTGTTAAATAAAATTTAAAATTTAATTTTCACTATTGGCACATTATGTACTTCTTAAAAGATATTTTTTTTATTTTAGCCGTTTTATAAAACTATAAATTATTAATAAGTTGTAAATGAAACATAAAACGTATAAAAATTTTATAAAAAAAATAATTCCAATACTATACTCTTTATGTGTTTTTATAATTTTATCAATCGCCATTTACAATTATTCTAATTATACAAAAGGGCAATGGGAAAAAGATGAACGCTCTAACTTAATGGATTTATTAGCCAGTAAAAAATCCAATTTAGAAAAAGCTCTATATTCCAGAATCTATTATACACGTGGTGTAGCCGCATACGTAAGCTTAAACCCTTCAATATCTAACAATGAATTTTCTGAACTTGCTAAGGAATACATAAAACAAGACTCTGTAATTAGTACTATGGCTTTGTCTAAAAATTGTATTTTAAATGCTATTTATCCATATGAAGGACACGAATCTGCCATAGGCTTAAACTTATTAGCTCATCCTGAAAGAAAAGAAATTGTTGAAAAAACCATTAAAACTGAATTAACCTTTATTGCTGGACCAGTTGAATTAATTGAAGGTGGTACTGCATTTATAAGTTACACTCCCATATTTGATAAACTTAATAATAATTCATTTTGGGGAATTACAGACATTGTTATAAAAAAAGAAAACTTAATTAAAGAAGCAAATATAAATTTAGAAGAAAACGGATTTAAATTTGCTTTAAGAGGAACTGATGGAACTGGTAAAAATGGGCCTGTTTTTTGGGGAGATGCATCTATTTTTGAAAACGACCCTATATCTATTGCTGTTAATTTGCCTATAGGAAATTGGGTTTTAGCTGCCACTCCAGTTAATGGATGGAATTCGTATCTTGATCAAGATAAAACAATTTTATACATTTTATTTATTAGCACCTTTATTATTAGTATTTTAATTTGGTTTATTTCCAAAACACTATTAAAGATTAAACAAAATGAACGAAAAATGGTTGCCATTTTTAAATCTATCGATAGTTTAATTGTTGAATTTAATAAAGATGGAGATTATTTAACTGTAAATTACAGCAATAAAGATTTACTATATAAACCGCAAAAAGATTTAATCGGTAAAAATGTAAGTACAATTTTTGAACCCGAAATGGCCAAGTTATTTAAAAATGCTATTACAAAATGTATTAAAAGTAAAGAATTAGTAGTACTCGAGTATCCATTAGTTATTAATAATAAAAAAATGTGGTTTTCTGCTAGAGTCACCTATAAAACACCAGACACTGTAATTCTGAATGCTTATGATATTACGGATAATAAATCAAAAGAAGAAGAACTTAAAACTTTAAATAAAATAAAGGACCAATTTTTTTCTATAATTGCACACGATCTTAAAAACCCTGCAGGCACACAAAAATCTTTAATTAATTTATTAGTAGACCGTTTTGACACAATGGATATTAATAAGCAAAAAACAATGCTTAAAACCATTCAAAAATCATCTGATCATTTATATAATTTATTAGAAGACCTCTTAAATTGGTCTATGTCTCAATCAAAAAAAATAATTGCTAAAAAAATAAAATTCAACATTATAACACACAATAAAGAACTCTTTTCACAATTAGAAAACCAAGCGAACTTAAAAGAGATAACCTTTATAAATACAATAAATCCTGAAAATGCCAATGTTATTGGAGATCCAGATTTAACCTCAATTATAATACGTAATTTAATTTCAAATGCTTTAAAATTTACAGAACGAAATAAAAAAGTTGAAATTAGTTCTGAAATAATTAATTACAATCAAAAACAATACTTTCAACTAAATATTACTGATACAGGTATTGGAATTTCATCAGAAAAAATAGATGACCTTTTTAAAATAGAAAAAACCCAATCTAATCCTGGAACAGAAAATGAAAAAGGATCTGGATTAGGTTTATTATTATGTAAGGAGTTTATTGAAAAACAAGGCGGTAAAATTACTATTGAAAGTAAAATTGGTGTAGGTAGTAAATTTTCAATTTTACTACCTACGGAGTAATTTTAGTTTTACATTGGTACTTCAATAAATAAAATGTCTGAACTAAAGTTTGCTTTTAAATTAATTACATCAGTATTATAAACTCCTAGCGCATCTCTTTTATTTAAAATTTTATTGTCTACAAGTACTTCTCCTTCAACAACCATAATGTAAACACCATTATTTTTAGATTTTAATTGATACTTAAATGCTAAATTTTCGCTTAAATTAATTCTCGAAACTTGTGCATTCTGATGTATGGTTAAAGCACCTTCAACACTATGTTCTATTGAAGACACCAATACTTGTAATTTATTTTTTCGCTCTAATGCATTAAACTTTTTTTGGTTGTAGCTAGGCGTTACGTTTTGTTTATTTGGAATAATCCATATTTGAAATAAATTTACTTCCTCCGTTGGATGATTATTCATTTCTGAATGTTCTATACCAGTACCTGCAGACATTACCTGAACTTCACCTTCTTCTAACGAAATCCATTTATTAGACATAGAATCTCTGTGTTTTAAGGCTCCTTTTAAGGGTATAGAAATAAT
This window encodes:
- the lepB gene encoding signal peptidase I yields the protein MTMIEWFIFFLIVQVIHFLGTWKLYKKAGRKSWEAIIPIYNAIVLMKILKRPTWWVLLLFIPIINLLMFPVIWVETIRSYGKYKTLDSILAVVTLGFYIFYLNYIENVTYVEDRSLKSRTELGEWVSSIVFAIIAATLVHTYIMQPYTIPTSSLEKSLLVGDFLFVSKFHYGARTPMTTVAAPMVHDSLPFIGTKSYLQKPQLPYFRLPGFQDIKRNEIVVFSWPVDTVQRFFDTSNIHVKKPIDKKSNYVKRAVGIPGDSLEIRQGYIYINGEKTILPDRAQTQYMHKVVTNGQQLSATTLKRYNVTEGRNFGDYYNLNLTDENAAKLRKNPIIKSVTKELTPAGNYNSRVFPHSPLYPWSDDNYGPIYIPEAGKTVALNSKSLPFYKRIIEVYENNNLTVNGDQIFINGKEATEYTFKQDYYWMMGDNRHNSEDARYWGYVPFDHVVGKPVFIWFSWDTNGNGIAEKIRWERLFTTVHGSGEPVSYLYYFLGALLLWFGYSSYKKRKKEEKENQI
- a CDS encoding WbqC family protein, whose protein sequence is MQMLLIQPTYFAPIIQYAAISKNSNICFEFEDNFQKQTYRNRCYIYTADGKHLLNVPIQHNKGVKQKTKDVKIDYKDDWNKLHLKTLTTAYNASPFFEFYIDDLLPIFNKKHNFLLDLNLLTHQFIVEALQLEITTTKTDEFLIESPLKDCRNLAISKKEPQYNLERYIQVFEQNHGFISNLSILDLLFMEGPNALNYLESQNLNL
- a CDS encoding DUF6122 family protein; amino-acid sequence: MEILRFITHYGMHFIIPGIIAFLFFKKSWKKVWLIFTLTMLIDLDHLLATPIFATNRSSINYHPLHSYYAICVYFLLLIPPKTRIVAIGLVFHMFTDFIDCQWIH
- a CDS encoding YiiX/YebB-like N1pC/P60 family cysteine hydrolase, with product MYSSKKISCLTTVIILLCGLLFFYLKFRNTNQLKEIANSKNLKNGDLILRAGKSTESYLVHLADNSSEFTHIGIIIIERNQPYVIHAVPHKNHTLKKDLLGDFLDPKKTSSYAIYRSNYTSITLNKVVNEAKNFYVNKYTFDNEYNLNTDTKLYCSELILKAFNNVGIHLNVNAKSFNFVIGEHDIIFPSEFTKIPQFSKII
- a CDS encoding DUF4878 domain-containing protein, which encodes MKHLKLVSALVLTVVLFSMSSCGSGTSPSDTIKKAYDLMKTKDFEKLTTLYVKNDGEKFSEEEAKKMEGLFGMAAKEEFENKDGLKNIVIEKETIDEDGNGARVVYIVNFKNGDSEKEDARLIKIDGKWFIKV
- the ettA gene encoding energy-dependent translational throttle protein EttA, which translates into the protein MSDDKKVIFSMSGLSKTYQGANKPVLKDIYLSFFYGAKIGILGLNGSGKSTLMKIIAGIEKNYQGDVVFAPGYSVGFLSQEPQLDDSKTVIDIVKEGVAETVAILDEYNKINDMFGLEEVYSDADKMEKLMAQQAILQDKIDAANAWELDTKLEIAMDALRTPDGDTPIKNLSGGERRRVALCRLLLQEPDVLLLDEPTNHLDAESVHWLEHHLQQYKGTVIAVTHDRYFLDNVAGWILELDRGEGIPWKGNYSSWLDQKSKRLAQESKQASKRQKTLERELEWVRQGVKGRQTKQKARLKNYDKLMSQDQNQLDEKLEIYIPNGQRLGTNVIEAKGVSKAFGDKLLYEDLNFNLPQAGIVGIIGPNGAGKTTIFKMIMDELAPDKGEFVVGDTAKIAYVDQSHSNIDPEKTIWQNFSEEQELILMGGKQVNSRAYLSRFNFSGSDQNKKVSMLSGGERNRLHLAMTLREEGNVLLLDEPTNDLDVNTLRALEEGLENFAGCAVVISHDRWFLDRICTHILAFEGDSQVYFFEGSFSDYEENKKKRLGGDLMPKRIKYKKLIR
- a CDS encoding CAL67264 family membrane protein, with the translated sequence MNKNTVLAWATAIMLIVGLALIALGAFRYNEVAGWGFASVGIGFFAIAWVFNALKGRV
- a CDS encoding ATP-binding protein — its product is MKHKTYKNFIKKIIPILYSLCVFIILSIAIYNYSNYTKGQWEKDERSNLMDLLASKKSNLEKALYSRIYYTRGVAAYVSLNPSISNNEFSELAKEYIKQDSVISTMALSKNCILNAIYPYEGHESAIGLNLLAHPERKEIVEKTIKTELTFIAGPVELIEGGTAFISYTPIFDKLNNNSFWGITDIVIKKENLIKEANINLEENGFKFALRGTDGTGKNGPVFWGDASIFENDPISIAVNLPIGNWVLAATPVNGWNSYLDQDKTILYILFISTFIISILIWFISKTLLKIKQNERKMVAIFKSIDSLIVEFNKDGDYLTVNYSNKDLLYKPQKDLIGKNVSTIFEPEMAKLFKNAITKCIKSKELVVLEYPLVINNKKMWFSARVTYKTPDTVILNAYDITDNKSKEEELKTLNKIKDQFFSIIAHDLKNPAGTQKSLINLLVDRFDTMDINKQKTMLKTIQKSSDHLYNLLEDLLNWSMSQSKKIIAKKIKFNIITHNKELFSQLENQANLKEITFINTINPENANVIGDPDLTSIIIRNLISNALKFTERNKKVEISSEIINYNQKQYFQLNITDTGIGISSEKIDDLFKIEKTQSNPGTENEKGSGLGLLLCKEFIEKQGGKITIESKIGVGSKFSILLPTE
- a CDS encoding pirin family protein, yielding MIAKIYKSNDRGIADYGWLKANYSFSFSNYFNTEKMNFGALRVLNDDFIQGGMGFGTHPHENMEIISIPLKGALKHRDSMSNKWISLEEGEVQVMSAGTGIEHSEMNNHPTEEVNLFQIWIIPNKQNVTPSYNQKKFNALERKNKLQVLVSSIEHSVEGALTIHQNAQVSRINLSENLAFKYQLKSKNNGVYIMVVEGEVLVDNKILNKRDALGVYNTDVINLKANFSSDILFIEVPM